Below is a window of Paremcibacter congregatus DNA.
CACAATCACGAAAAATCCCATAACCATGGTCGTGGCGCTGCCGTGGCGCACCGACAACCGCACATCGCGGGTGATAATCAGCCACAGCAATTTCACCATACCAAATCCCCCAGAGGTTCCCGTGTCGCCTTATAGGAAAAATCAGCCATCTGCAGGGTTTGGCAACATGCCGGCGGTAAATGAAGATCAATATGGGTGGCGGCGAGAATTGATCCGCCGCGGCTCAGATGTCCCGCCATCAGGCCGGCCAGCATATCCACCCCGGCCGCATCCAGACCAACCGTCGGTTCATCCAGCAACCAGATCTGTCCGGGATGACACAACACCCGCGTCAGCGCCGCCCGGCGGCCCTGCCCGGAGGACAGGTAACTTACGGGCAAGTCGAGACAATGATCAATGCCGATTTTAGCGGCTTCTGCGCGAATATCACCATTGTGATTTTCCATCCGCGCCCAGAAATCCAGATTTTCGCCGACGGTCAATTCCGGCTTCAGGCCATTTTTGTGGGCAAGATAACACAGGTTGCGGCTGGTCCAGTCCCGATCCCCGAGAATATTTTCCTCGCCGGCCAGAATCTCGCCCCTCTCGGCCTTCAACAAACCGGCAATAATTTTCATCAGGCTTGATTTGCCCGAGCCATTGGCGCCCTGCAAAATTACCGCCTGCCCTGGTGCAAGATCAAAGGCAAGATCGGAAAATATGGGCCGATCTCCCCGAATACAGGTCAGGTTCCGTCCCCGAATCATCTGGTTCACTGAAAAAATCCATTTGTTATTTCAGCAAGCTATAGCATTCCCGGCACAATTAAAAAAGACCGAGATCACCTTTGCCGCACAGATGCGGACAAAAAAATACCTGCTTCCGGACAAAAGCTGATCGGGATAAGCTCTTTTTTAGCCGGAAGCAGGTCCCTCCAGGACTCTGAAAGGTGAGGACAGGGTGGTCCTGGAGGAAATCAGTCTCGTAGGAAGTCGATATTAAAAATTTTTCGGTAACAATCGCCCGGCGGACAGCAGAAGAATGGCCGCCAGACTGAACACCGCGGTTCCCGCCAGAATTTCGCTGACATGGTCGGTCCAGGTAACGCCGGTTTCCGCCGAGTTGGCGCCCAGGGTTGCAAAAATCAGAAAGCTGCTGGTCATGAAAAACGACAGCATAACCTTTGACCAGGGAAAACCCTGCCAGACCTGCGAACCAGATTGTCTCGCCAGAACGGTGGTATGTAATCTCTGTCTCATGGATATGTCTCCTATCGTTTTCGTCTACAATAGGAATATAGAAAGCCATTAAGGTCTCACTATGCCGAAACTAAGGTCTTTTGCAGGCAAAATGCGGCACACTTGCCGCATTTCCAGCCCACAACAGCCTTGCCTCCTTAGCCGAACAACTCAACCTCTTCCATGACATCAGTGTCCTCGGCATCCGGCAACTTGGCTTTAAGGTAAACATTATACAGACGGATCAGCTCCACATCATCACTGAATTCAACATGCAAAATGTCATCATGCACACTGCGCACTTCGAAATTGATTTCGGTTTCGGCGCCCCCGGCCATAATCCGCCCTTTCGTACAGCTCTTCGGCGGCATCGGGTCGATCACCCGGATCTGCAATCCGCCCATGGAGTAATCAACAACCTGAACCGTCATGCTGTTCTCTTGGCCTTCCATGATAATAGTTGACGTCGACGAGGTCCGATGGCGTTCCGTATTGCGGCGGTCATTCTCGACCAGGGCGCAATTGACAATATCCATCATATTTTTGCGGATCAATTGAACCTGCCTGGCCAGTTCTTCTGAAATATCGTTAATTTCCTTGACGATGGTCGCATTGCCGCTGGCGACTGTCGAAATATCGCGGGCGCCCATTGTCACCATTTGTACACTGGCCTGGGCCCGATCGGCACTGTCGGCAATGTCTCGTGTCGCCGC
It encodes the following:
- the ccmA gene encoding heme ABC exporter ATP-binding protein CcmA yields the protein MIRGRNLTCIRGDRPIFSDLAFDLAPGQAVILQGANGSGKSSLMKIIAGLLKAERGEILAGEENILGDRDWTSRNLCYLAHKNGLKPELTVGENLDFWARMENHNGDIRAEAAKIGIDHCLDLPVSYLSSGQGRRAALTRVLCHPGQIWLLDEPTVGLDAAGVDMLAGLMAGHLSRGGSILAATHIDLHLPPACCQTLQMADFSYKATREPLGDLVW